From a single Helicobacter sp. NHP19-012 genomic region:
- the exaC gene encoding acetaldehyde dehydrogenase ExaC: MSIYKDSRQIFKPRYENYIGGEWVKPIEGHYHANKSPINGEVLCEVPLSSSADVDKALASAHKAKDTWAATSVEARSNILLKIADRIEANLEKIAYAETWDNGKPIRETLNADIPLAVDHFRYFAGCIRAQEGSIGDISEDLVAYHFHEPLGVVGQIIPWNFPILMAAWKLAPALAAGNAVVIKPASPTPASILVLFEIIGDLLPPGVVNIVNGSGAKIGKHLATSPLISKVAFTGSTAVGRQIMQFATENIIPCTLELGGKSPNIFFPDICDHEDTFLDKAIEGLVLFAFNQGEVCTCPSRALVHEKIYDSFMQKVLERVKAIKVGNPLDVETMMGAQVDENQVNTILNYMQVAKEEGAECLIGGGKNHIKGLENGCYIQPTIYKGHNKMRIFQEEIFGPVLALTTFKDEKEALEIANDTMFGLGAGVWTRDINRAYHFGRAIKAGRVWTNCYHAYPAHAAFGGYKQSGIGRETHKIILDHYQQTKNILVSYSTHKLGFF, translated from the coding sequence ATGAGCATTTATAAAGACAGCCGACAGATTTTTAAGCCCCGTTATGAAAATTATATTGGGGGGGAGTGGGTCAAACCCATTGAAGGGCACTACCATGCCAATAAAAGTCCTATCAATGGCGAGGTTCTCTGTGAAGTGCCTTTATCCAGCTCTGCTGATGTTGATAAGGCATTGGCGAGCGCACACAAGGCTAAAGACACTTGGGCAGCCACTTCTGTTGAGGCACGCTCCAACATTCTGCTAAAGATTGCCGATCGCATAGAAGCTAATTTAGAGAAAATTGCCTATGCTGAGACTTGGGACAATGGCAAGCCCATTCGAGAAACACTCAATGCGGACATTCCTTTAGCTGTCGATCACTTCCGCTATTTTGCCGGCTGTATCCGCGCACAAGAGGGGAGCATTGGCGATATTAGTGAGGATTTGGTTGCCTACCATTTCCACGAGCCCCTGGGCGTGGTCGGGCAGATCATCCCTTGGAACTTCCCCATTCTCATGGCAGCTTGGAAACTAGCACCGGCTTTAGCTGCGGGCAATGCTGTGGTGATCAAGCCCGCATCGCCAACGCCGGCTAGCATCTTGGTTCTCTTTGAAATCATCGGCGATCTCTTACCCCCAGGAGTGGTCAATATTGTCAATGGCAGTGGTGCTAAGATTGGCAAGCACCTAGCCACAAGCCCCTTGATTTCCAAGGTGGCTTTCACCGGTTCAACGGCTGTAGGACGGCAGATCATGCAATTTGCTACGGAAAATATCATCCCTTGCACTTTAGAGTTGGGGGGCAAAAGTCCTAATATTTTCTTCCCCGATATTTGCGATCACGAGGATACCTTTTTGGATAAAGCCATAGAGGGATTAGTCCTCTTTGCCTTCAATCAAGGCGAAGTGTGCACTTGTCCTTCAAGGGCATTGGTGCATGAAAAAATTTATGACTCGTTCATGCAAAAGGTCTTAGAGCGTGTGAAAGCCATCAAGGTGGGTAATCCGCTGGATGTAGAAACAATGATGGGCGCACAGGTGGATGAAAACCAAGTTAATACCATCTTGAATTACATGCAGGTGGCTAAAGAAGAGGGTGCAGAGTGCCTTATTGGTGGGGGTAAAAACCACATCAAGGGCTTGGAGAATGGGTGTTATATCCAACCCACAATCTACAAAGGACATAATAAGATGCGTATCTTCCAAGAAGAAATCTTTGGTCCCGTGCTCGCTCTCACCACTTTTAAAGACGAAAAAGAGGCCTTAGAGATCGCCAATGACACCATGTTCGGCTTAGGAGCGGGTGTGTGGACGCGCGACATTAACCGCGCCTATCATTTTGGACGCGCCATTAAAGCCGGGCGGGTGTGGACTAATTGTTACCACGCCTACCCTGCACATGCTGCCTTTGGGGGTTATAAACAAAGTGGCATTGGGCGCGAAACCCATAAGATCATTTTAGATCACTATCAGCAGACCAAAAATATTTTGGTGAGTTACAGCACCCATAAACTAGGGTTTTTTTAG
- a CDS encoding DUF779 domain-containing protein, with amino-acid sequence MEVAKVVLTPEAAKLIQELKALHPDFIFYQSCGCCDGSIVYVYDRSDFKLGDNDICLGCVGGVEFYMHKKQYEYQKHTQLILSVKPIDGSEFSLEYGMGKSFELQSRLFSPEELEELQRQV; translated from the coding sequence GTGGAGGTAGCAAAGGTTGTTTTAACACCTGAGGCGGCTAAACTCATCCAAGAGCTCAAGGCTTTGCATCCGGATTTCATCTTTTATCAGTCTTGCGGTTGCTGTGATGGGAGCATTGTCTATGTTTATGATCGATCTGATTTTAAATTAGGCGATAATGACATCTGTTTGGGGTGCGTAGGGGGAGTGGAGTTTTATATGCACAAAAAGCAGTATGAATACCAAAAACACACACAGCTTATTTTAAGTGTTAAGCCCATCGATGGCAGTGAATTTTCTTTGGAATATGGCATGGGCAAAAGCTTTGAACTCCAAAGTCGTTTGTTTAGCCCTGAGGAGCTAGAGGAATTACAAAGACAGGTGTAA
- a CDS encoding outer membrane protein, which translates to MVKPVALQELIQVKQQEIEQEYVKTLVASGDTQPQAETYRNEHIASFYAYAKSAAERELLGIPASSKAPYDGNLFGVDLQVGYKQFFGKKKHWGLRYYGLISLQGGGFSQKTGNKYSTQGPAGNFFYGVGIDALWNFYHNKRSEFGVFVGVAVGGSSWTFGAGKANDVCQTRATSGDCVSMNDYYGNLTSANDGNVSRASFSPTFVQFLVNVGFRTNFTRHQGFEVGVRIPTIDDPYFKIAYTEMGPWGNEGTWKNLTFRRDVAIYANYVYNF; encoded by the coding sequence GTGGTTAAACCGGTTGCATTGCAAGAGCTGATACAGGTGAAGCAACAGGAGATCGAGCAAGAATATGTAAAAACTCTTGTAGCATCGGGGGATACCCAACCGCAGGCAGAAACCTATAGGAACGAACATATAGCAAGCTTTTACGCATACGCTAAAAGTGCTGCAGAGCGTGAACTTCTTGGAATACCAGCCTCTAGCAAAGCCCCTTACGATGGGAATCTCTTTGGGGTAGATCTCCAAGTTGGTTATAAACAATTCTTTGGCAAAAAGAAACATTGGGGTCTACGCTACTATGGGCTCATTAGCCTACAAGGTGGAGGTTTCTCGCAAAAAACGGGGAATAAATACTCCACACAAGGACCCGCGGGGAATTTCTTCTATGGTGTGGGTATAGATGCGCTTTGGAATTTCTACCACAATAAGAGAAGTGAATTTGGGGTCTTTGTGGGCGTGGCAGTTGGAGGGAGCAGTTGGACTTTTGGGGCAGGTAAGGCTAATGATGTGTGTCAAACACGAGCGACTAGCGGTGATTGTGTGAGCATGAATGACTATTATGGTAACTTGACGAGTGCCAATGACGGCAATGTGTCCAGAGCCTCGTTCTCGCCCACCTTTGTGCAATTCCTCGTCAATGTTGGATTTAGAACCAATTTCACCAGACATCAGGGCTTTGAAGTGGGTGTGCGCATCCCCACCATTGACGACCCGTATTTTAAGATCGCATACACAGAGATGGGACCATGGGGCAATGAGGGAACTTGGAAAAACCTCACCTTTAGGCGCGATGTGGCCATCTATGCCAACTATGTCTATAATTTTTAA
- a CDS encoding tetratricopeptide repeat protein produces MEQVSSLVQAGLEARSQGQFKKAFENFHAAYESGDSLGEVFLGMAYMRGQGVRQDGKIAKQYFESVLRKYKGNQREYSLPVSVAFFGLAQIYEKGLGVTQSMGKALKFYKKIISYNGGRGYGLIIFGGLTAFTIITIPLIYFRYAQVKNLRVAEFTNAPMLKTLLPKHSITWA; encoded by the coding sequence GTGGAACAAGTCAGCTCACTTGTGCAAGCAGGATTAGAGGCTAGAAGCCAAGGGCAGTTTAAAAAAGCTTTTGAAAATTTTCATGCTGCCTACGAATCGGGAGATAGCTTGGGGGAAGTGTTCTTAGGAATGGCTTATATGAGGGGGCAGGGGGTTAGGCAAGATGGAAAAATAGCTAAACAATACTTTGAGTCTGTATTGAGAAAATACAAAGGAAATCAAAGAGAGTACTCTCTACCTGTTTCTGTAGCTTTCTTTGGTTTAGCACAGATATATGAAAAAGGGCTTGGTGTAACACAAAGCATGGGCAAAGCACTAAAATTCTATAAAAAAATTATTTCCTACAATGGAGGTAGAGGATATGGACTAATCATCTTTGGCGGTCTCACTGCTTTCACCATAATTACAATTCCTCTAATCTATTTTAGATACGCTCAAGTAAAAAATTTAAGAGTAGCTGAATTTACCAATGCCCCCATGCTCAAAACCTTGTTGCCCAAACACTCTATAACATGGGCATGA
- a CDS encoding protein rep: protein MPKEVHCGACDDDDRAFQLFRNRDTTETQQEFMRTGFCGERWCPVCLWRKVTRLMMETISILNQIQHDHKVVYIFLTLTMKNASMDKLRASIEHLSQSWDRLTQTPQWKDNILGFVRITRFLGNKIFAQKCNPHYHCILVVSPNYFSHGYIKQAEWVQMWHEALCVDYNPIVFVQSVKSNLESVLLHCMKPTKVTRLNQESFSILDNQVRGIRQYNKGGLVEQYKPLVSDNLDSSLWEKIENGFYEWYDETYLLKVRDVIGYLSKHLQPPRRI, encoded by the coding sequence ATGCCTAAAGAAGTGCATTGTGGTGCTTGTGATGATGATGATCGAGCTTTTCAGCTCTTTCGCAATAGAGATACTACTGAGACTCAACAAGAATTTATGCGCACTGGTTTCTGTGGTGAGCGCTGGTGTCCCGTATGTTTGTGGCGCAAAGTGACTCGTTTGATGATGGAAACCATCAGTATTCTAAATCAAATACAACACGACCATAAAGTGGTGTATATTTTTCTTACTCTGACGATGAAGAATGCGAGTATGGACAAATTGAGAGCTTCCATTGAGCATTTATCTCAATCATGGGATAGACTAACTCAAACTCCGCAATGGAAAGACAATATTTTAGGCTTTGTCCGCATCACTAGGTTTCTAGGTAACAAGATTTTTGCTCAAAAGTGTAATCCTCATTACCATTGTATTTTAGTTGTGTCCCCTAACTACTTTTCACATGGCTACATTAAACAAGCTGAGTGGGTGCAAATGTGGCATGAGGCTTTATGTGTAGATTATAATCCCATTGTGTTTGTGCAATCTGTTAAAAGCAACTTAGAATCTGTTTTGCTTCATTGTATGAAACCTACTAAGGTAACTAGACTCAACCAAGAGAGTTTTAGTATCTTAGACAATCAAGTAAGGGGTATTCGTCAATATAATAAGGGCGGATTAGTTGAACAATATAAACCACTTGTGTCTGATAATCTTGACTCTAGCCTATGGGAAAAAATTGAGAATGGATTTTATGAATGGTATGATGAAACTTATTTATTGAAGGTTAGAGATGTTATAGGCTATTTATCTAAGCACTTACAGCCTCCACGGCGTATTTGA
- a CDS encoding replication initiation protein yields MDKEHPLCKQLRTLRDKLDAIIYLEIKHTKDSVKLNQITTQKSKVVQEIATIVIANKWDGDETGGINTSPWAKECLTAMANTLNKLQELLDKTNNQQLKQNIKEDLKEVVNNISIILTSWFNDPTEVLPYTMLSLVTAQTQPQQLTKEEAPQPQPQETLQEQPQEPAKVPVLYKDINMHNPGQVAYHNDMYKVEMGNLGALESNLLFSIFNIVKQQGDTIVHFDLQGIKTLIGIPNIQHSRVSKIVKEVWNKIKVANFWILLPRRDENHLLFRTFAINYYDDAKTKVKDIEIQVNHPHFTYLLNALKGNFTNFQLQKFLTIKGKYAKSLFRLIERFKDKVVNGFITINAYKNDFQGFCNYMGIPKDYEVCHVDNRVLVPACKELAYTQDEIKERAEKMRLLDQRIYSSITYRKIKTGRGGKVTGIVFKVIPNPKTIAEQEARQNALKARQTKSSVLDALMQDYKENKAYHKHFSKEDVKTLKGLINSTGKLAIDNPEHIFKAVRLVDIYPAKTRKWIAVHFEVLGNDKRDLDMAGHVALNDNHKWQYFEKPKKWEGHFVAVFEDIDQFIKDFKRGGDSDTTQKLVVLEAQIPTPQTPQEIPSSTLQQESPKARTQEVIRTELETLRTYHGQIVDLHTPDHIFIKVLLKDILHYPTGHIKVLFKITAQEQKVVQAELEWAKKCPNFLKTLKNTPNTLPLQSY; encoded by the coding sequence TTGGATAAAGAGCACCCCCTTTGTAAGCAACTGAGAACCCTACGAGACAAGCTAGATGCAATTATTTACTTAGAGATCAAGCACACTAAAGACTCTGTAAAGCTCAACCAAATTACCACGCAAAAATCTAAAGTAGTGCAAGAGATCGCTACCATTGTGATTGCCAATAAGTGGGATGGGGATGAAACAGGGGGTATCAACACATCGCCATGGGCTAAAGAGTGCCTAACAGCAATGGCAAACACGCTCAATAAATTGCAAGAACTTTTAGACAAGACAAACAACCAGCAGCTAAAGCAGAACATCAAAGAGGACTTAAAAGAGGTCGTTAACAACATTTCGATCATCTTAACCTCGTGGTTTAATGACCCCACTGAGGTATTGCCCTACACAATGTTATCACTTGTTACTGCGCAAACACAGCCACAACAACTCACTAAGGAGGAAGCACCACAACCGCAACCGCAAGAAACCCTCCAAGAGCAACCACAAGAACCCGCCAAAGTTCCCGTCTTATATAAAGACATTAATATGCACAACCCTGGGCAGGTCGCTTACCACAACGACATGTATAAAGTGGAGATGGGCAACTTAGGCGCACTAGAGAGCAATTTATTATTTTCTATTTTTAACATTGTCAAACAACAAGGTGATACAATCGTACATTTTGACTTACAAGGAATCAAAACGCTCATCGGTATCCCCAATATCCAACATAGCAGAGTTTCAAAGATAGTTAAAGAAGTATGGAACAAAATAAAGGTAGCGAACTTTTGGATACTGCTCCCAAGGCGTGATGAAAATCACTTGCTCTTTAGAACCTTTGCTATCAACTACTATGATGATGCCAAAACTAAAGTCAAAGACATAGAGATACAAGTCAATCACCCCCACTTCACCTACTTATTAAACGCGTTAAAGGGTAATTTCACAAACTTTCAATTACAAAAATTTTTAACTATCAAGGGCAAATACGCTAAAAGTCTTTTTCGCCTGATTGAGCGGTTTAAGGATAAGGTTGTTAATGGGTTTATTACCATCAACGCCTATAAAAACGACTTTCAAGGCTTTTGCAACTACATGGGCATCCCTAAAGATTATGAAGTATGCCATGTAGATAATAGGGTCCTCGTTCCCGCTTGCAAAGAACTCGCCTATACCCAAGATGAGATCAAAGAACGCGCTGAAAAAATGCGGTTGCTAGATCAACGTATTTATAGTAGCATCACCTATAGAAAAATTAAAACGGGGCGAGGGGGCAAAGTTACAGGCATTGTCTTTAAAGTGATACCTAACCCCAAAACCATTGCCGAGCAAGAGGCACGCCAAAACGCCCTAAAGGCTAGACAAACAAAAAGCTCCGTTTTAGATGCGCTCATGCAAGACTACAAAGAAAATAAGGCCTACCATAAACATTTTAGCAAAGAAGATGTTAAGACCCTAAAAGGCTTAATCAACTCTACGGGTAAGCTCGCCATAGACAATCCCGAACACATCTTTAAAGCGGTGCGCCTTGTAGACATTTACCCCGCCAAAACGAGAAAATGGATCGCCGTGCATTTTGAAGTCTTGGGTAATGATAAGCGAGATTTAGACATGGCAGGGCATGTGGCACTAAATGACAACCACAAATGGCAATACTTTGAAAAGCCCAAGAAGTGGGAGGGGCATTTTGTGGCAGTGTTTGAGGACATTGACCAATTCATCAAAGATTTCAAAAGAGGGGGCGACTCAGACACCACGCAAAAGTTAGTTGTCTTAGAAGCGCAAATCCCAACACCACAAACACCGCAAGAAATACCTTCTTCCACACTACAACAAGAATCGCCCAAAGCAAGGACACAAGAGGTAATACGGACCGAGCTAGAAACCCTAAGGACCTATCATGGGCAGATTGTAGACTTACACACCCCAGATCACATTTTCATAAAAGTGCTCTTAAAAGATATTCTACACTACCCCACAGGGCATATCAAAGTATTGTTTAAGATCACAGCACAAGAACAAAAGGTGGTGCAAGCCGAGCTGGAATGGGCTAAAAAATGCCCTAACTTTTTGAAGACTTTAAAAAATACTCCAAACACCCTCCCACTGCAGAGTTACTAG
- a CDS encoding type II toxin-antitoxin system PemK/MazF family toxin — protein sequence MDKLFDAWNKQRKNTNKLAPYRVIPGYTYWVCGGYNVGCEVYGKSVSFTRLILVSRVLANKLSLGVSLSSKTYKKKMPYHHLFKNGRGIEQIALLHQIRTFDARRRRNKVSRADRQTSETIKGKIRNEVI from the coding sequence ATGGATAAACTTTTTGATGCGTGGAACAAACAAAGGAAAAACACGAATAAGTTAGCACCCTATAGAGTTATCCCGGGGTATACCTATTGGGTTTGTGGTGGTTACAATGTAGGATGTGAAGTCTATGGTAAATCTGTAAGTTTTACACGCCTTATTTTGGTGTCGCGAGTTCTAGCCAATAAACTCTCCTTGGGCGTGTCCCTTTCTAGTAAAACATACAAGAAAAAAATGCCTTACCATCACTTGTTTAAGAATGGTAGAGGCATAGAACAAATCGCTCTGCTCCACCAAATCCGCACATTTGACGCTAGACGCAGGCGCAATAAGGTGTCGAGAGCGGATAGACAAACTTCAGAAACTATCAAAGGGAAGATTAGAAATGAAGTGATTTGA
- a CDS encoding ribbon-helix-helix domain-containing protein, with the protein MRENKNIPKSIQDALKNTNNPQANTFSAKDKAKPGRKPLPAHLKQNHTITFYLSQDEYNTLKALADKEADSVNFFVKRYVLKNLVRG; encoded by the coding sequence ATGCGTGAAAACAAAAACATCCCTAAATCTATCCAAGATGCTTTGAAAAACACCAACAACCCACAAGCAAACACTTTCAGTGCTAAAGACAAAGCTAAACCGGGCAGAAAACCCTTACCTGCACACTTAAAACAAAACCACACCATCACTTTTTATCTATCCCAAGATGAATACAACACCCTCAAAGCTCTAGCTGACAAGGAAGCTGATAGTGTGAACTTCTTTGTCAAACGCTATGTGTTGAAGAATTTGGTAAGGGGGTGA
- a CDS encoding FtsK/SpoIIIE domain-containing protein — translation MDHSLKNLDNILKSVYFEDAPASLIQESLDNMQAQIKQVRAIQPQLGGELHVNHSKEYPDFLALGLYEVRDGHTPESFEPFYAPKTHTFPPPALFGDSPNTPRFMRETLMRLISTIPLTHLEVVLVDALSLGGIFALARRLLKKDNDFIYKQKILTEGDEIKEALKSLYSYLKVNLQEKLANYKDFMHFNRNNPDILEVRALFLSGVDALDGESLHYLQKIVRFGPSNGVLSFIHSESEGEASTGLKALMGYLENYGQDFEAVADLEHVDLNVVHDFSVSQEHLNAFAHEVEQYYSERKQVKRELDVLQRPKEFWSKQSTFIVSVPIGWDKDHREVLFEIGGDHTGHHTLVCGKTGSGKSNFLNVLIQNLAFYYSPDELRLFLLDYKEGVEFNAYANPPLEHAELVSVQASVSFGIEFLESLNNEMIARSEKFKECGVKDFKGYRHDAKQSMPRIVVVIDEFQVLFAEVVSKENEHLTKLLQALLKKGRSYGIHLIFSTQTMRGTTIPQAMKTQIDNRMALAMDAEDSMTVLGNEAAGDLTLKERKGIYSNVGEKKTPAMMTYTTIPYAANEKLPTFIQETIKAAQERGTKPVEHELYNGELPVAMPTSLQVQGAALQLGVGAGYKGKDFILHFEDAPQSHLLMVSNDLATQIAWLQIIGKNLQVTGKQLYYYNASKQIASHASVLQPFGIVVTHTNAQLFAENLAPGSFILIDSLDEATDLHRSKGGSLGMWQTFLEKAMDNEQHFIVFASSLKNVMGNHELKPMLEHFRYRIIFKSNKENLEKAIYPGEIRAELSPVNARFIDKTTDQWRDFRPYSLGQNV, via the coding sequence ATGGACCACAGCTTAAAAAATTTAGATAATATTCTCAAAAGTGTGTATTTTGAGGATGCGCCCGCATCTTTGATTCAAGAAAGCTTAGATAACATGCAAGCGCAAATCAAGCAAGTGCGCGCGATTCAACCTCAATTAGGTGGGGAGTTGCATGTCAATCACAGCAAAGAATATCCGGATTTTCTAGCCCTAGGACTCTATGAAGTGCGCGATGGGCACACTCCTGAGAGTTTTGAGCCCTTTTATGCCCCTAAAACCCACACTTTCCCCCCACCAGCTCTCTTTGGGGATAGCCCAAATACGCCTAGATTTATGCGTGAAACATTGATGCGCTTGATCTCAACAATCCCCCTCACGCATTTAGAAGTGGTCTTAGTGGATGCGCTCAGTCTTGGAGGTATTTTTGCACTGGCTAGAAGATTGCTTAAAAAAGACAATGACTTTATCTACAAGCAGAAGATTCTCACAGAGGGCGATGAGATCAAGGAGGCTTTAAAGAGTCTTTATAGTTACTTGAAAGTGAATTTACAAGAAAAACTAGCCAACTACAAAGATTTTATGCACTTTAACCGCAATAACCCAGACATTTTAGAAGTGCGTGCGTTATTTTTAAGCGGGGTGGATGCGCTGGATGGGGAGAGTTTGCATTACTTGCAAAAAATTGTGCGTTTTGGACCGTCTAATGGGGTGTTGAGTTTTATTCATAGTGAGAGTGAGGGCGAGGCTTCTACTGGGCTTAAAGCCTTGATGGGATATTTAGAAAATTATGGGCAAGACTTCGAGGCTGTGGCTGACTTAGAGCATGTGGATTTAAATGTAGTGCATGATTTCAGCGTGTCTCAAGAGCATTTAAACGCTTTTGCGCACGAAGTGGAACAATATTATAGCGAACGCAAGCAGGTTAAGCGCGAACTTGATGTCTTGCAAAGACCTAAGGAGTTTTGGAGCAAGCAGAGCACCTTTATTGTGAGCGTACCCATTGGCTGGGATAAGGATCATAGAGAGGTTTTATTTGAGATTGGGGGCGATCACACGGGACACCACACTTTGGTGTGTGGGAAAACGGGGAGCGGAAAGTCCAACTTTTTAAATGTGTTGATCCAAAATCTAGCCTTTTACTATTCCCCAGATGAATTGCGCTTGTTCTTGTTAGACTATAAAGAAGGCGTAGAATTTAACGCCTATGCCAATCCGCCTTTAGAACATGCTGAATTGGTGAGTGTGCAGGCTTCTGTATCCTTTGGGATCGAGTTTCTAGAATCGCTCAATAATGAGATGATTGCGCGATCGGAGAAATTCAAGGAGTGTGGAGTCAAAGATTTTAAGGGCTACCGCCACGATGCCAAGCAATCCATGCCTAGAATAGTGGTGGTGATTGATGAATTTCAGGTACTTTTTGCAGAAGTCGTAAGTAAGGAAAATGAACATCTAACAAAGCTCTTACAAGCGTTACTTAAAAAAGGGCGTAGTTATGGGATTCATCTCATCTTTTCTACCCAAACTATGCGCGGAACTACAATTCCACAAGCAATGAAAACCCAAATTGATAACCGCATGGCTCTGGCAATGGATGCAGAGGATAGCATGACTGTTTTAGGCAATGAAGCCGCTGGCGATCTCACACTCAAGGAACGTAAAGGTATTTATAGCAATGTTGGCGAGAAGAAAACGCCCGCTATGATGACTTATACGACCATCCCCTATGCAGCCAATGAGAAACTCCCTACCTTTATTCAAGAAACCATCAAAGCCGCCCAAGAGAGAGGCACAAAGCCTGTAGAACACGAGCTTTACAATGGCGAACTCCCAGTTGCGATGCCTACAAGCTTGCAAGTGCAGGGCGCGGCCTTGCAGCTAGGCGTGGGTGCGGGTTATAAGGGGAAAGACTTTATTTTGCACTTTGAGGATGCCCCACAATCCCATTTGCTCATGGTGAGCAATGATCTAGCCACCCAAATTGCTTGGCTTCAGATTATTGGTAAAAATTTACAAGTAACTGGCAAACAACTTTACTACTACAACGCTAGTAAACAGATCGCTAGCCATGCCTCTGTGCTACAACCCTTTGGGATTGTAGTAACCCACACCAATGCCCAGCTCTTTGCGGAGAATCTAGCACCGGGTAGCTTTATTCTCATCGATTCTTTAGATGAGGCAACAGATTTACATCGTAGCAAGGGCGGTTCTCTAGGTATGTGGCAGACATTTTTAGAGAAAGCCATGGATAATGAACAGCACTTCATTGTCTTTGCTAGTAGTCTTAAAAATGTTATGGGCAATCATGAACTCAAGCCTATGTTAGAACACTTCCGCTACCGCATCATCTTTAAGAGCAACAAAGAGAATTTAGAAAAAGCCATCTACCCTGGGGAGATCAGAGCTGAGCTAAGTCCTGTTAATGCACGCTTTATAGACAAAACAACCGATCAGTGGAGGGATTTCAGACCCTATAGCTTAGGACAAAATGTCTAG